From one Triticum urartu cultivar G1812 chromosome 3, Tu2.1, whole genome shotgun sequence genomic stretch:
- the LOC125548835 gene encoding uncharacterized protein LOC125548835, whose product MAFHPPRSEHRREIMEFMLFGSSRNKIVCTDERGRAVLYDDGLQAVRMLPSLKKAKWKSVPLAVGDNLLVMEAIPKNDQKMEHQSFEALMYGERPKMFKGVDFFWHSIPPPPYVYAPGYGVDRSGVITACTMVNSSSILISTGSLSTYCLDMVSGKWSKSGAWPLPFKGLAEYVPEYDLWFGVSAKGGGVLCASDLGAAVAFQEWEGFAIPEGTELGSHLLHLGAGRFCVAKSIMTTRPARALQRERKHNTHS is encoded by the coding sequence ATGGCTTTCCATCCTCCTCGGTCCGAGCATAGACGGGAGATAATGGAGTTCATGCTCTTCGGCAGCAGCAGGAACAAGATCGTCTGCACAGACGAGAGAGGTCGAGCCGTCTTATATGATGACGGCCTGCAAGCTGTCCGCATGTTGCCAAGCCTCAAAAAGGCCAAGTGGAAATCAGTGCCCCTCGCCGTTGGTGACAACCTGTTGGTCATGGAGGCGATCCCTAAGAACGATCAAAAGATGGAACATCAATCTTTCGAGGCGCTTATGTATGGCGAAAGGCCTAAAATGTTCAAGGGGGTGGACTTTTTCTGGCACTCCATCCCCCCGCCGCCTTATGTCTATGCCCCTGGCTATGGTGTCGACCGTTCTGGTGTGATCACCGCGTGCACTATGGTCAATAGCTCAAGCATCTTGATATCCACAGGGAGCCTCAGCACCTACTGCTTGGACATGGTGAGCGGTAAGTGGAGCAAGAGTGGTGCCTGGCCGCTGCCGTTTAAAGGACTTGCAGAATATGTTCCGGAGTACGATCTCTGGTTTGGTGTCTCGGCAAAGGGGGGTGGCGTCCTCTGCGCATCAGACCTGGGTGCTGCCGTGGCATTCCAAGAGTGGGAGGGATTTGCTATCCCTGAGGGTACCGAGCTAGGATCGCACCTCCTGCACCTAGGTGCCGGCCGTTTCTGTGTCGCCAAGTCGATCATGACAACAAGGccggcccgtgcgttgcaacgggagagaaaacataacacacactcttaa